The following coding sequences are from one Natrarchaeobaculum sulfurireducens window:
- a CDS encoding dipeptide epimerase, giving the protein MTLESSFRRHSLALEYPFTITRGTQTDAEIVTVRIEDGDGTVGVGGAGPSAHYGETAATVEAVLPELLSVVEEIGDPHQLGRIERRIRETVNRNPAARTAVSIALHDLVTKRLDVPLYRYWGLDPTDTLETSYTIGLDDTETMREKTETALERGYNTLKVKLGTDRDIEIVETIRSVAPDVRLYVDANEAWTPREAVSRIDQLAEYDLEFVEQPVPAEDPEGLRYVYERSALPIAADESCITLEDIPQIADRCDVANLKLMKCGGLREAKRMIHAARAHGLQVMCGCMTESNASIAAACHLAPLLDYVDLDGALLLAEDPYEGVPMPGGEIDLAGLERAGTGARR; this is encoded by the coding sequence ATGACGCTCGAATCCAGTTTCAGACGCCACTCGTTGGCGCTCGAGTACCCCTTTACGATCACTCGAGGGACGCAGACCGACGCCGAGATCGTGACCGTCCGTATCGAGGACGGGGATGGCACCGTCGGCGTCGGCGGGGCCGGGCCGTCGGCTCACTACGGTGAAACCGCAGCTACCGTCGAAGCCGTGCTGCCGGAGTTGCTCTCGGTCGTCGAGGAGATCGGCGATCCACACCAGCTCGGACGGATCGAACGCCGGATTCGTGAGACCGTCAACCGGAACCCAGCAGCACGCACCGCGGTCAGCATCGCACTCCACGACCTGGTCACCAAACGACTCGACGTCCCGCTCTACCGCTACTGGGGACTCGACCCGACCGACACGCTCGAGACGTCGTATACGATCGGCCTCGACGACACGGAGACGATGCGCGAAAAGACCGAGACCGCACTCGAGCGCGGCTACAACACGCTCAAGGTCAAACTGGGTACCGACCGAGACATCGAGATCGTCGAGACGATCCGGTCGGTCGCCCCGGACGTTCGCCTCTACGTCGACGCAAACGAAGCCTGGACCCCGCGAGAGGCCGTCTCACGAATCGACCAGCTCGCCGAGTACGACCTCGAGTTCGTCGAACAGCCCGTCCCCGCCGAAGATCCCGAAGGGCTTCGGTACGTCTACGAGCGCTCGGCGCTCCCGATCGCTGCCGACGAATCGTGCATCACGCTCGAGGATATTCCACAGATCGCAGACCGCTGTGACGTCGCAAACCTCAAGCTGATGAAGTGTGGCGGCCTACGCGAGGCGAAACGGATGATCCACGCCGCCCGCGCCCACGGCCTCCAGGTGATGTGTGGCTGTATGACCGAGTCGAACGCCTCGATCGCCGCCGCCTGTCACCTCGCGCCGTTGCTCGACTACGTCGACCTCGACGGGGCGTTGTTGCTCGCGGAGGACCCGTACGAGGGCGTTCCCATGCCCGGCGGCGAGATCGATCTCGCGGGACTCGAGCGAGCCGGCACCGGCGCCAGACGGTAA
- a CDS encoding pyridoxal phosphate-dependent aminotransferase encodes MPTPTARVTRAEHSSIRVMFDLAERHDGDLVRLEVGEPDFDTPEHVVDAAARAARAGETHYTSNAGLPACRRAISDVLATEYDVQYDPDEIVVTVGGMEALHLAVLSTVGPGEELLVPGPTWPNYETQAILAGGSLREVPMPAASDFDLEADRVIDAMSDETGAVVLTTPSNPTGRVFDPEECRAVVEAAADHGAYVIADEVYLGLTYDREPTGIAAYTDHPDHVLTVGSCSKAYAMTGWRLGWLAGDRHLLECVLAVRESTTACASSVAQHAAIAALTGPQEPFEEMRREFRRRRDLVVDRVEAIDGLSCPRPEGAFYAYLDPGIDGESLPLAKYLLTEHGVVLAPGDGFGDATPGRLRLSFANSIDRLEEGFDRIEAGLAQY; translated from the coding sequence ATGCCCACACCGACAGCGCGAGTCACTCGAGCCGAACACTCGAGCATCCGCGTCATGTTCGATCTCGCAGAGCGACACGACGGCGACCTCGTCAGACTCGAGGTCGGCGAGCCCGACTTCGACACGCCCGAGCACGTCGTCGACGCGGCCGCACGCGCCGCTCGGGCCGGCGAAACCCACTACACCTCGAACGCCGGGTTGCCGGCGTGTCGGCGCGCGATCAGTGACGTCCTGGCTACCGAGTACGACGTCCAGTACGATCCCGACGAGATCGTCGTCACCGTCGGTGGGATGGAAGCGCTCCACCTCGCGGTGCTGTCGACGGTCGGCCCCGGCGAGGAACTGCTCGTTCCGGGACCGACCTGGCCGAACTACGAGACGCAGGCGATACTCGCGGGGGGCTCGCTCCGTGAAGTGCCGATGCCGGCCGCATCAGATTTCGACCTCGAGGCCGACCGCGTTATCGACGCGATGAGCGACGAGACCGGTGCAGTCGTACTCACGACGCCGTCGAATCCGACCGGGCGCGTCTTCGATCCCGAGGAGTGTCGTGCCGTCGTCGAGGCCGCCGCCGACCACGGGGCGTACGTGATCGCCGACGAAGTCTATCTCGGACTCACCTACGACCGCGAGCCAACGGGGATCGCCGCCTATACCGACCATCCCGACCACGTCCTCACGGTCGGCTCCTGTTCGAAAGCCTACGCGATGACCGGCTGGCGACTGGGCTGGCTCGCGGGCGACCGTCACCTCCTCGAGTGCGTGCTCGCGGTTCGTGAGTCGACGACGGCCTGTGCCTCGAGCGTCGCCCAGCACGCGGCCATCGCCGCACTCACCGGCCCACAGGAGCCGTTCGAGGAGATGCGCCGGGAGTTCAGGCGGCGTCGTGACCTCGTCGTCGATCGCGTCGAGGCGATCGACGGGCTCTCGTGTCCACGACCCGAGGGAGCGTTCTACGCCTATCTCGACCCGGGAATCGACGGCGAAAGCCTCCCGCTTGCGAAATACCTGCTCACAGAACACGGCGTCGTGCTCGCGCCGGGCGATGGCTTCGGCGACGCGACTCCGGGACGGCTCCGACTCTCGTTTGCGAACTCTATCGACCGCCTCGAGGAGGGGTTCGACCGGATCGAAGCCGGATTGGCACAGTACTAA
- a CDS encoding SDR family NAD(P)-dependent oxidoreductase, with amino-acid sequence MPAAVVTGSSRGIGKAIALRFADDGYDVAVNYRSSADAADAVVDEIRDRGQAAVAVGADVSNADAAARLVDAAADAFGGVDHVVNNAGVDQHVVTEDLEPSDFDRIMDVNVNSAFAVTKAALPFLHASTADPSVTNVSSILAHTGAAIECHYAASKGALLSLTRSHARDFAPGIRVNAVAPGHVETDMTGDRSPAEKREELAVIPVDRYGRPDEIADAVAYLRDATFVTGETLNVNGGELMC; translated from the coding sequence ATGCCAGCCGCAGTCGTCACCGGATCGTCGAGAGGAATTGGCAAGGCGATCGCGCTCCGATTCGCCGACGATGGATACGACGTCGCCGTGAACTATCGCTCGAGTGCTGATGCCGCAGACGCGGTCGTCGACGAGATTCGCGACCGTGGGCAAGCGGCGGTCGCCGTCGGGGCGGACGTCTCGAACGCCGACGCTGCCGCCCGACTGGTCGACGCGGCCGCCGACGCGTTCGGTGGTGTCGATCACGTCGTCAACAACGCCGGCGTCGATCAGCACGTCGTTACCGAGGATCTCGAGCCATCGGACTTCGATCGGATCATGGACGTAAATGTCAACTCCGCGTTTGCCGTCACCAAAGCGGCACTCCCCTTTCTTCACGCGTCGACGGCCGACCCGTCGGTGACGAACGTCTCGTCGATTCTCGCTCACACCGGCGCGGCAATCGAGTGTCACTACGCCGCCTCGAAGGGGGCGCTGCTCTCGCTCACCCGGAGTCACGCACGGGATTTCGCGCCCGGCATTCGAGTGAATGCGGTCGCGCCGGGGCACGTCGAGACGGACATGACCGGCGATCGGTCACCAGCCGAAAAACGCGAGGAACTGGCAGTGATTCCGGTCGACCGCTATGGTCGGCCGGACGAGATCGCCGACGCGGTGGCGTACCTGCGGGATGCGACGTTCGTCACGGGCGAGACACTGAACGTCAACGGCGGCGAACTGATGTGTTGA
- the cofC gene encoding 2-phospho-L-lactate guanylyltransferase, which produces MQVVVPFAAETPKTRLESVLSPVERSTVARAMLTDVVSALVETGHEPTVLSTASLADANGPGLSSLPAAVTVDDRPLTEAVNARLPTSAGETVAVVMADLALATPTALERLFSADADVVIAPGRGGGTNALVVRHPSFRVDYHGASYLDHVRIAREVGASCVSIDSFRLSTDIDEPGDLVEVLLHGDGQAAATLEELGFGLEIDEGRVAVSRSGGVRRQ; this is translated from the coding sequence ATGCAGGTCGTCGTTCCCTTTGCCGCCGAGACACCCAAAACCCGGCTCGAGTCGGTGCTCTCGCCTGTCGAGCGATCGACGGTTGCCCGGGCGATGCTTACGGACGTCGTCTCGGCGCTCGTCGAGACGGGCCACGAGCCCACGGTGCTTTCGACTGCGTCGCTCGCCGACGCGAACGGACCGGGGCTCTCGAGCCTCCCGGCGGCGGTGACGGTCGACGACCGGCCGCTGACCGAGGCGGTCAACGCACGGCTTCCGACGTCGGCTGGCGAGACGGTTGCGGTCGTCATGGCCGACCTCGCACTGGCGACGCCGACCGCACTCGAGCGGCTGTTTTCCGCCGACGCGGACGTGGTGATCGCGCCGGGACGCGGCGGCGGGACGAACGCGCTCGTGGTTCGCCACCCCTCGTTTCGAGTCGACTACCACGGCGCGTCCTACCTCGATCACGTCCGGATCGCCCGCGAGGTCGGCGCGAGTTGTGTGTCGATCGACTCGTTCCGGCTGAGTACCGATATCGACGAACCCGGCGACCTCGTCGAGGTCTTGCTCCACGGCGACGGGCAGGCGGCTGCGACGCTCGAGGAGCTTGGGTTCGGCCTCGAGATCGACGAAGGACGGGTGGCCGTCTCTCGGTCCGGGGGAGTACGAAGGCAATAA
- a CDS encoding tubulin/FtsZ family protein, translating into MKLAMIGFGQAGGKIVDRFLDYDDRTNSGIVRAALAVNSAKADLMGLERIPQENRVLIGQARVKGHGVGADNELGAEIAEEDIDEVQNAIDAIPTHEVDAFLIVAGMGGGTGSGGAPVLAKHLKRIYTIPVYGLGVLPGTDEGGIYTLNAARSFQTFVREVDNLLVFDNDSWRQTGESVESGYGQINEEIVRRFGILFGAGEVTGNQDVAESVVDSSEIINTLSGGGVSTVGFASEGVELNSSGGLLSRFTGDDGGADDLDAANTTNRITSLVRKAALGRLTLPCEIEGTERALLVVSGPPEYLNRKGIERGRKWLEEETGSMEVRGGDYPQKVPEVSSAILLSGVTNVPRIKRLQQVAIEAQDNMDDIQAESEENLEELVEDDEDELEPLF; encoded by the coding sequence ATGAAGCTGGCGATGATCGGATTTGGACAGGCCGGTGGGAAGATCGTCGATCGATTCCTCGATTACGACGACCGGACGAACAGCGGAATCGTCCGCGCGGCGCTCGCGGTGAACTCCGCGAAAGCAGACCTCATGGGTCTCGAGCGCATCCCACAGGAGAATCGTGTACTCATCGGCCAGGCCCGAGTAAAGGGCCATGGCGTGGGTGCAGACAACGAGCTCGGCGCGGAAATCGCCGAAGAGGACATCGACGAAGTGCAGAACGCGATCGACGCGATCCCGACCCACGAGGTCGACGCGTTCTTGATCGTCGCCGGTATGGGCGGCGGCACCGGCTCCGGTGGCGCGCCCGTTCTCGCGAAACACCTCAAGCGAATCTACACGATCCCGGTGTACGGACTCGGCGTCCTGCCGGGGACCGACGAGGGTGGCATCTACACCCTCAACGCGGCGCGATCGTTCCAGACGTTCGTCCGTGAGGTCGACAACCTGCTCGTCTTCGACAACGACTCCTGGCGACAGACCGGCGAGTCCGTCGAGAGCGGCTACGGTCAGATCAACGAGGAGATCGTCCGGCGATTCGGCATCCTCTTCGGTGCCGGTGAGGTCACCGGCAACCAGGACGTTGCAGAGAGCGTCGTCGACTCCTCTGAGATCATCAACACGCTCTCCGGTGGCGGCGTCTCGACGGTTGGCTTTGCCAGCGAGGGCGTCGAGCTCAATTCGAGCGGTGGGCTCCTCTCGCGGTTCACCGGCGACGACGGCGGCGCCGACGATCTCGACGCCGCGAACACGACGAACCGAATCACGAGCCTCGTTCGCAAGGCCGCCCTCGGACGGCTTACGCTCCCGTGTGAGATCGAAGGCACCGAGCGCGCCCTGCTCGTTGTCTCCGGACCGCCGGAGTACCTGAACCGAAAAGGCATCGAACGCGGCCGCAAGTGGCTCGAGGAGGAAACCGGCAGTATGGAGGTTCGGGGTGGCGACTATCCCCAGAAGGTGCCGGAGGTCTCGTCGGCCATCTTGCTCTCGGGCGTAACGAACGTCCCACGGATCAAGCGGCTTCAGCAGGTCGCGATCGAGGCTCAGGACAACATGGACGACATCCAGGCCGAAAGCGAAGAGAACTTAGAGGAACTCGTCGAGGACGACGAGGACGAACTCGAACCGCTGTTCTGA
- a CDS encoding complex I NDUFA9 subunit family protein translates to MKILVAGGTGFIGTNLCAELARRDHEVTALARSPDADAVPDGVETAMGDVSAYDSIAETVAAHDAVVNLVSLSPLYQPTGAADHDAVHLGGTENLVRAAEDGDVDRFVQMSALDADPGGDTAYIRAKGRAERVVRNSSLEWTIFRPSVVFGDGGEFVGFTKQLTTPYVTGLPGGGRTRFQPIWVGDLVPMVADALEADAHVGEIYEIGGPDVFTLADVTRLAYEAEGRSVTVLPVPMALAKVGLTAIEPVPFVPFGGDQARSLEMDNTVSDNDVTAFGREESTLRTLESYLGLTPDGADTRQPERV, encoded by the coding sequence ATGAAGATCCTCGTTGCCGGCGGCACCGGCTTCATCGGAACGAATCTGTGTGCGGAACTGGCGAGGCGCGATCACGAGGTGACGGCGCTGGCCCGATCACCGGATGCCGACGCCGTTCCAGACGGTGTCGAGACGGCAATGGGTGACGTGAGCGCGTACGACTCGATCGCCGAGACGGTCGCGGCCCACGACGCCGTCGTCAACCTCGTCTCGCTCTCACCGCTGTACCAGCCGACGGGTGCGGCCGACCACGACGCGGTCCACCTCGGCGGCACCGAGAACCTCGTTCGTGCCGCCGAAGATGGCGACGTCGACCGGTTCGTACAGATGAGCGCACTCGATGCCGATCCCGGTGGGGACACGGCATACATCCGGGCGAAAGGTCGTGCAGAACGCGTCGTCAGGAACTCGAGTCTCGAGTGGACGATCTTTCGCCCCTCCGTCGTCTTCGGTGACGGCGGCGAGTTCGTCGGTTTCACGAAGCAGTTGACGACCCCCTACGTCACTGGACTTCCCGGCGGCGGCCGAACGCGCTTTCAGCCGATCTGGGTCGGTGACCTCGTCCCGATGGTGGCCGACGCGCTCGAGGCCGACGCTCACGTCGGGGAAATCTACGAAATCGGCGGTCCGGACGTGTTCACCCTCGCGGACGTAACGCGACTCGCCTACGAAGCCGAGGGACGGTCGGTTACCGTCCTTCCCGTCCCGATGGCGCTCGCGAAGGTCGGGCTGACCGCGATCGAACCGGTTCCGTTCGTCCCGTTCGGTGGCGACCAGGCCCGATCGCTCGAGATGGACAACACCGTCTCGGATAACGACGTCACGGCGTTCGGCCGCGAGGAGTCTACCCTGCGGACGCTCGAGTCGTATCTCGGCCTCACACCGGACGGGGCGGACACGCGACAGCCCGAACGCGTCTGA
- the tmk gene encoding dTMP kinase: MLVTLEGLDGSGKTTVWEALRERYPNATFTREPTNDSWYGDAVYRSIDDDDADPLAELFLYTADHADHLSRVIEPALERGDLVISDRYADSRFAYQGATLEGYDRLAVDDPLEYVVDVHDPFTIEPDLTVYLELDPETAADRAGTTNKFERAAYLESVHANYERLLECDPDRFVRVDATQEPDAVFEKVDGVLADAIGD; this comes from the coding sequence ATGCTGGTCACGCTCGAGGGACTGGACGGCAGCGGGAAAACGACGGTCTGGGAGGCACTCAGAGAGCGCTATCCCAACGCGACGTTCACCCGCGAACCAACGAACGACTCCTGGTACGGCGATGCCGTCTATCGGTCGATCGACGACGACGACGCCGACCCGCTTGCCGAACTCTTTCTGTACACCGCCGACCACGCCGACCACCTCTCACGGGTGATCGAACCCGCCCTCGAGCGCGGCGACCTCGTGATCTCCGATCGCTACGCCGACTCGCGGTTTGCCTATCAGGGCGCGACGCTCGAAGGCTACGACCGACTCGCCGTCGACGATCCCCTCGAGTACGTCGTCGACGTTCACGACCCGTTCACCATCGAACCCGATCTGACCGTTTACCTCGAGCTCGACCCCGAAACGGCCGCGGACCGCGCCGGTACGACGAACAAGTTCGAACGCGCCGCCTACCTCGAGTCGGTCCACGCAAACTACGAGCGCCTGCTCGAGTGCGACCCCGACCGGTTCGTCCGCGTCGACGCGACTCAGGAACCAGACGCAGTGTTCGAGAAAGTCGACGGCGTACTGGCCGACGCGATCGGCGACTGA
- a CDS encoding Lrp/AsnC family transcriptional regulator, producing MVTAFVMVKANTGEADRLRTEMEAIDGVDSAHIVAGDIDIIAKAQVDTPAAVKEIAATQIQDIDGVEGTQTYIAMD from the coding sequence ATGGTCACAGCATTCGTCATGGTCAAAGCGAACACGGGAGAGGCGGACCGGCTCAGAACCGAGATGGAAGCGATCGATGGCGTCGACTCGGCGCACATCGTCGCGGGCGACATCGACATTATCGCGAAGGCGCAGGTCGATACCCCCGCGGCGGTCAAAGAGATCGCCGCGACGCAGATCCAGGATATCGACGGCGTCGAGGGAACCCAGACGTACATCGCGATGGATTAG
- a CDS encoding potassium channel family protein, with amino-acid sequence MRFVIIGAGRVGLRTARVLREEGHDLTLIERDEAMVRRAQRESFTVVTGDGSRESILEDAGVESADAVGALTSDLNVNFTACMIATHYGCRTVMRIDEAYREEIYRKYADEVDEVVYPERLGAIGAKNALLGGTIRAIADVAPNLQIVELTVTDEAPTNGYTMGELELPADATILAHGKRDRSLEIPSPDESLEIGDRLVVLADFDVLSDVRQLVVGERPTQAAANAGTGGIN; translated from the coding sequence ATGCGGTTCGTGATTATCGGGGCTGGACGGGTTGGACTGCGCACTGCGCGTGTCCTTCGCGAGGAAGGCCACGATTTGACGCTGATCGAGCGGGACGAGGCGATGGTCAGGCGCGCTCAGCGCGAATCGTTCACCGTCGTGACGGGTGACGGCTCACGCGAGTCGATCCTCGAGGACGCCGGCGTCGAGTCGGCGGACGCAGTCGGGGCGTTGACGAGCGATCTGAACGTCAACTTCACCGCCTGCATGATCGCCACTCACTATGGCTGTCGGACGGTCATGCGCATCGACGAGGCCTATCGCGAGGAGATCTATCGGAAGTACGCCGACGAGGTCGACGAGGTCGTCTACCCCGAACGGCTGGGTGCGATCGGCGCCAAGAACGCCCTGCTGGGCGGGACGATCCGCGCCATCGCCGACGTCGCCCCGAACCTCCAGATCGTCGAACTCACGGTCACTGACGAGGCCCCGACCAACGGGTATACGATGGGCGAACTGGAGCTTCCCGCCGACGCAACCATCCTCGCACACGGCAAACGCGACCGCTCGCTCGAGATCCCGTCCCCGGACGAGTCACTCGAGATCGGCGACCGGTTGGTCGTCCTGGCTGACTTCGACGTCTTGAGCGACGTCAGACAGCTAGTGGTCGGCGAGCGTCCGACACAGGCAGCCGCGAACGCGGGCACCGGAGGTATCAACTGA
- a CDS encoding Lrp/AsnC ligand binding domain-containing protein produces the protein MVHAFIMIKTAAGKSEGLLASIRDLESVSTAHIVAGNYDIIAEVDAPEVYDVLKAVSSSIQGLEGVTDTKTYIAMD, from the coding sequence ATGGTACACGCGTTCATCATGATCAAGACGGCTGCTGGTAAGTCCGAGGGGCTGCTCGCCTCGATCAGAGACCTCGAGTCGGTCTCGACCGCCCACATCGTCGCGGGCAACTACGACATCATCGCGGAGGTCGACGCACCCGAGGTCTACGACGTCCTCAAGGCCGTCTCCTCGAGCATTCAGGGGCTCGAGGGCGTGACCGACACGAAGACCTACATCGCGATGGACTAA
- a CDS encoding DUF5813 family protein — protein MPDSSLPAAIERELESHEAFEPTDEAYELTTTVFDATVTATDAEGPRDGHISVTVSLPTLGAAVVGDAVADIIERDWFETLERRLADVFTVAHTDTHDEPAVDRTADQVLVVLEYTAWDAREGVEDAKALVEFVEGTFAEGIVPGYEYVGPAATLLENAQSRGQEAADGERGGMPL, from the coding sequence CACTCCCCGCGGCCATCGAACGCGAACTCGAGTCTCACGAGGCGTTCGAACCGACAGACGAGGCGTACGAACTCACCACGACAGTCTTCGACGCGACCGTCACGGCCACTGACGCCGAGGGGCCCCGGGACGGTCACATCAGCGTAACTGTTTCACTGCCCACCCTCGGGGCTGCCGTCGTCGGCGATGCCGTCGCGGACATCATCGAACGCGACTGGTTCGAGACTCTCGAGCGACGCCTCGCGGACGTCTTCACCGTTGCTCACACGGACACCCACGACGAGCCAGCCGTCGACCGCACGGCCGATCAGGTTCTGGTCGTCCTCGAGTACACCGCCTGGGACGCCCGCGAGGGAGTCGAAGACGCCAAGGCACTCGTCGAGTTCGTCGAGGGCACGTTCGCCGAGGGGATCGTCCCTGGCTACGAGTACGTTGGTCCGGCCGCGACGCTGCTCGAGAACGCTCAGAGTCGCGGACAGGAGGCAGCCGATGGTGAACGCGGCGGAATGCCGCTGTGA